Proteins encoded within one genomic window of Chitinophaga parva:
- a CDS encoding RNA polymerase sigma factor has protein sequence MKAITVDKSWIQEVGHKNERAFEQLFTLCKDNVYTIALAYMEDAVDAEAVVLEVFLRVWKAGEKLLEVADFNAWLFTITKNCALTALKKEALRRKRELEFIDTNTGGIHYTPEDSMASDLQAVLHAAMNKLTPQQRKIFELSRLHGYDRAAIAKNLGIAPATVSAHLTIALNTVRSFLEKNAKNISSVGPLLIPLLKIFYNN, from the coding sequence ATGAAAGCGATAACCGTTGATAAGAGCTGGATCCAGGAAGTCGGCCATAAAAATGAAAGGGCTTTTGAACAGCTGTTTACGTTGTGCAAAGACAATGTATACACCATTGCGCTTGCATATATGGAGGACGCCGTGGACGCGGAAGCCGTAGTACTGGAAGTATTTCTCCGCGTCTGGAAAGCTGGTGAAAAGCTGCTGGAAGTGGCCGATTTTAACGCCTGGCTGTTTACCATCACTAAGAACTGCGCCCTTACGGCCCTGAAGAAGGAAGCCCTGCGCCGCAAACGGGAGCTGGAATTTATTGATACCAACACCGGCGGAATCCACTACACGCCGGAAGACAGCATGGCCAGCGACCTGCAGGCAGTATTGCATGCCGCCATGAACAAGCTCACCCCACAGCAACGCAAGATATTTGAACTCTCCCGTCTGCACGGATATGACCGCGCCGCCATTGCCAAAAACCTGGGCATCGCCCCCGCCACCGTTAGCGCCCACCTGACCATTGCCCTCAACACCGTTCGCTCCTTCCTCGAAAAAAATGCAAAGAACATCTCATCTGTAGGCCCCTTGTTAATCCCGCTTTTAAAAATTTTTTACAACAACTAA